A single region of the Bacteroidota bacterium genome encodes:
- a CDS encoding J domain-containing protein: protein MEQKTDLGKLIKRLNLIKQLILLEEFDDIASHVEKLVDVNEDAVKVIYTEIKATRYSDAVRKIEVYINQYQKLSLYEDPEIEALKIEIKRLEISVSTASDEVAEIEKLIHDFGVMHSQELGEIINRLLKYRKEKAYKEKDQSEEKKKEFEEAEKDYEQYSKEYEEAKNQKQFELTEEQKNELKIKYRKASKLCHPDVVTDELKEHAEVIFRELNEAYQKNDLKKVTEILEMLEKGEMFISKSEGINEKIKLKAELIKLRKKFENITVELNTLKQSETYQTIIKIDNWEEYFKQTKLALAQELKTFE, encoded by the coding sequence ATGGAACAAAAAACAGATTTAGGGAAATTAATCAAGCGATTAAACCTGATAAAACAGTTGATCCTATTGGAGGAGTTTGATGATATTGCTTCTCATGTCGAAAAGCTTGTTGACGTTAATGAGGATGCTGTAAAAGTAATCTATACAGAGATTAAAGCCACACGCTATTCTGATGCGGTTCGAAAAATAGAAGTATACATAAATCAATATCAAAAACTTTCATTGTATGAAGACCCCGAAATTGAAGCGTTAAAAATTGAGATAAAAAGGCTTGAAATTAGTGTGAGCACTGCAAGTGATGAGGTTGCTGAAATAGAAAAACTGATTCATGATTTTGGAGTGATGCACAGCCAGGAATTGGGCGAAATTATTAACCGGCTTTTGAAATACAGAAAAGAAAAAGCCTACAAAGAAAAAGACCAAAGCGAAGAAAAGAAAAAGGAATTTGAAGAAGCCGAAAAAGATTACGAGCAATACAGCAAAGAATACGAAGAAGCCAAGAATCAAAAGCAATTTGAACTGACCGAAGAACAGAAAAATGAACTTAAAATAAAGTACCGAAAGGCTTCAAAGCTTTGCCACCCAGATGTTGTGACAGATGAGTTAAAAGAACATGCAGAAGTTATTTTCAGGGAGTTAAATGAAGCGTATCAGAAAAATGATTTGAAAAAGGTTACTGAGATACTTGAAATGCTGGAGAAAGGCGAAATGTTTATCTCCAAATCCGAAGGCATTAATGAAAAAATTAAACTGAAAGCTGAATTAATAAAGCTTCGGAAGAAGTTCGAGAATATTACTGTTGAATTGAACACATTGAAACAATCTGAAACCTACCAAACTATTATTAAGATTGACAATTGGGAAGAGTATTTTAAACAAACGAAACTGGCACTTGCTCAGGAATTAAAAACTTTTGAGTAA